A portion of the Acidisarcina polymorpha genome contains these proteins:
- a CDS encoding class I SAM-dependent methyltransferase, with translation MMETGSAAAAFWEQIYANTTYSRELNDRISHALNSAHAFFKSTSGFKVLDVGCGPGATAIYWANTGADVTAIDHCASAIAALETRCEQMGIKNIHPLVGDVMKIDQLGQFDYIFGSMILHHLEPFQEFAAVLRRTLSARGKAFFYENNAASDLLIWFRTQVTGKFGVPKYGDKDEFPLSPKEINMLREQFSVGIEYPEMMFFQLASSYLFHRHLATEMKTIDNFLYKRKIGLRYSYRQYVELDALPEAQQLAT, from the coding sequence ATGATGGAAACCGGTAGTGCGGCCGCCGCATTCTGGGAGCAGATCTACGCAAATACGACTTACTCTCGGGAATTGAATGACAGAATCAGCCACGCGCTCAACAGTGCCCATGCCTTCTTCAAGTCCACCAGCGGCTTTAAGGTGCTGGACGTCGGCTGCGGGCCAGGAGCAACCGCAATCTATTGGGCGAATACCGGCGCTGATGTTACGGCAATCGATCACTGCGCCTCGGCCATCGCTGCGCTCGAGACCCGGTGCGAGCAGATGGGCATCAAGAATATTCATCCACTAGTTGGCGATGTAATGAAGATCGATCAACTCGGACAGTTCGACTACATCTTTGGCTCTATGATTCTGCACCATCTCGAGCCTTTTCAGGAGTTTGCAGCCGTTCTCCGGCGCACACTCAGCGCGCGCGGCAAAGCCTTTTTCTACGAAAACAATGCGGCCAGCGATTTGCTGATCTGGTTCCGGACGCAGGTTACCGGGAAGTTCGGTGTGCCGAAATACGGGGATAAGGATGAGTTTCCGCTGAGCCCCAAAGAAATAAATATGCTGCGGGAGCAATTCAGCGTTGGCATTGAATATCCCGAAATGATGTTCTTTCAACTTGCATCCTCTTATCTGTTCCACCGCCATCTCGCAACCGAGATGAAGACGATCGATAATTTTCTCTATAAACGAAAGATCGGTCTTCGCTATTCTTATCGTCAGTATGTTGAGCTCGATGCGCTGCCGGAGGCGCAGCAGCTCGCGACATAA
- the hpnJ gene encoding hopanoid biosynthesis associated radical SAM protein HpnJ, whose translation MPLKTLFLNPPSFENFDGGASSRWPATREIESYWYPVWLAYPAGMLEGSRLLDANPHHVSWEEVTEILKDYEFLVLFTSTIGWSGDQRAAEAVKAAHPKLKIAFVGPPVTTDTDKALNECAAIDFICRREFDFSVVEYANGKPLEEILGVSYRKDGRIVHNPDRPQIEKLDKPDMPWVTDVYKRDLDVTKYNVPFLLHPYVALYSTRGCPAQCTFCLWPQTLSGHAWRKRSTDDVAAEMAHAKKLFPEVKEFFFDDDTFNINGPRTIELCEKLKPLGLTWSCTSRVTTSYETLKAMKEAGCRLLIVGYESGDPQILKNIKKGATVERARDFTRDCHKLGLVVHGDFILGLPGETEASIRNTINFAKTLDCETIQVSIAHAFPGTEFYEYAKVNGFITNENMADAGGHQMAHIEYPGLPVEYVLEMVHRFYDEYYFRPKAAFRVVWKAIVNRDVPRLYVEAKSFLKLRSQRNKIVAQSKKDQRAGNKPSAVGAGA comes from the coding sequence ATGCCGCTAAAGACGCTGTTCCTGAATCCGCCTTCTTTTGAAAACTTCGATGGTGGCGCCAGTTCGCGCTGGCCCGCAACCCGCGAGATTGAGTCCTACTGGTATCCGGTGTGGCTCGCATATCCGGCTGGCATGCTTGAGGGGTCACGGCTGCTGGACGCCAATCCGCACCACGTCTCCTGGGAGGAAGTAACTGAAATTCTCAAGGACTACGAGTTTTTAGTGCTTTTCACCAGCACCATCGGCTGGAGTGGAGATCAACGCGCCGCTGAGGCCGTGAAGGCCGCCCATCCGAAGCTCAAAATAGCTTTCGTCGGGCCTCCTGTCACGACCGACACTGACAAGGCGCTGAACGAGTGCGCAGCGATCGACTTCATCTGCCGCCGTGAATTCGATTTCTCCGTGGTGGAATACGCCAACGGCAAGCCGCTTGAAGAGATCTTGGGCGTTAGCTACCGCAAGGACGGCAGGATCGTCCACAACCCGGACCGTCCGCAGATCGAAAAGCTTGATAAGCCGGATATGCCATGGGTCACGGACGTCTACAAGCGCGATCTCGACGTCACCAAGTACAACGTGCCTTTTCTGCTTCATCCCTATGTCGCCCTATACTCAACGCGTGGCTGCCCGGCGCAATGCACCTTTTGCCTCTGGCCACAGACACTCTCCGGGCATGCATGGCGCAAGCGGTCGACCGATGATGTTGCCGCTGAAATGGCCCATGCGAAGAAGCTCTTTCCCGAGGTCAAGGAATTCTTCTTTGACGACGACACTTTCAACATCAACGGACCGCGAACGATCGAGCTTTGTGAGAAGCTCAAGCCTCTAGGTCTCACGTGGTCTTGCACGTCGCGGGTGACCACCAGCTATGAGACGCTCAAGGCGATGAAGGAAGCCGGCTGCCGGCTGCTGATCGTGGGCTACGAATCGGGCGACCCCCAGATCCTCAAGAACATCAAGAAGGGCGCGACCGTTGAACGGGCCCGCGACTTTACCCGCGACTGCCACAAACTTGGGCTCGTGGTTCATGGCGACTTTATCCTCGGGCTTCCCGGGGAGACGGAAGCGTCGATCCGCAACACCATCAACTTCGCCAAGACGCTGGACTGCGAGACGATTCAGGTATCGATCGCCCACGCTTTTCCAGGCACTGAATTTTATGAGTACGCCAAGGTGAACGGCTTCATCACCAACGAGAATATGGCGGACGCTGGCGGTCACCAGATGGCCCACATCGAGTACCCCGGCCTGCCGGTTGAATATGTGCTCGAGATGGTCCACCGCTTCTATGACGAATATTACTTCCGGCCCAAGGCCGCATTCCGGGTGGTTTGGAAAGCGATCGTGAACCGAGATGTGCCGCGCCTCTACGTTGAGGCAAAGTCGTTCCTGAAGCTGCGGTCGCAGCGCAATAAGATCGTTGCGCAAAGCAAGAAGGATCAGCGTGCTGGCAATAAACCGTCTGCGGTGGGAGCCGGCGCCTAA
- a CDS encoding EAL and HDOD domain-containing protein, with the protein MKPLDNAGTTSLPMNSSPHRLTRFLARQPILDVHQKIVAYELLFRSGWDNVYAGEDDDSTRQILDNILVVGAQGLSSNTLAFVNCTRAALVGHLVTLLPPAYTVLEVLESIEPDQQVITSCRELKKMGYRLALDDFSDRPNMAPLVELADYIKVDFRASGEKARRAIRSNIRHCHAALLAEKIEQQAEFAVAVDEGYDLFQGYFFSRPVILAREEVPLNRINAAGLLAAVAKPVLDQKEIERLVMADAPLCFRLLRLANSPLYGVRDRVDSVRRALITVGEDEFRKLVTVAVAGALSKDRPHALICLSLQRARFCELLAFHLKEDPFEQYLMGLLSLLDAILQAPMTSIVDLLPLRPAARSALLGESNSTGRALCFVKGYETGDLCSANSAELIALGPTVLNDICAQAGDWAETALRSTGS; encoded by the coding sequence ATGAAGCCATTGGACAATGCGGGGACGACTTCATTACCTATGAACTCGTCACCTCATCGGCTTACGCGATTTCTCGCCAGACAGCCGATCCTCGACGTGCACCAGAAGATTGTCGCCTACGAATTGCTCTTCCGATCCGGATGGGACAATGTCTACGCAGGCGAAGATGACGACAGCACCCGGCAAATCCTGGATAACATCCTGGTGGTCGGCGCCCAAGGACTTTCGTCGAATACCCTGGCCTTTGTCAATTGCACTCGGGCAGCGCTGGTTGGGCATTTGGTAACACTTCTGCCGCCCGCATATACCGTGCTGGAAGTACTCGAGAGCATCGAGCCGGATCAGCAGGTCATCACTTCCTGCCGCGAGTTGAAGAAGATGGGGTATCGTCTCGCCCTGGACGATTTCTCTGATCGTCCCAATATGGCCCCGCTGGTTGAATTAGCGGACTACATCAAAGTAGACTTTCGTGCTTCGGGCGAGAAAGCCCGCCGAGCGATTCGATCCAACATACGCCACTGCCATGCAGCTTTGCTGGCCGAGAAGATTGAACAACAAGCGGAATTTGCGGTTGCCGTAGACGAGGGCTACGACCTTTTTCAGGGATATTTTTTTAGCCGCCCGGTCATTCTCGCGCGCGAGGAAGTTCCGCTGAACCGCATCAACGCCGCCGGTCTGCTTGCGGCCGTAGCGAAGCCGGTACTCGACCAGAAGGAGATCGAGCGACTGGTGATGGCCGATGCCCCACTCTGTTTCCGGCTGCTGCGATTAGCCAACTCACCACTCTATGGCGTTCGGGACCGGGTGGACAGTGTTCGGCGCGCTCTTATCACGGTGGGTGAGGATGAGTTTCGCAAGCTGGTGACCGTGGCCGTCGCCGGCGCCTTGAGTAAGGACCGTCCCCACGCCCTCATCTGCCTCTCGCTACAACGAGCACGCTTTTGTGAGCTATTGGCCTTCCACTTAAAGGAAGATCCTTTCGAGCAATACCTTATGGGGCTGCTGTCTTTGCTGGACGCCATTTTGCAAGCTCCCATGACTTCGATCGTCGATCTTCTACCTCTTCGCCCAGCGGCAAGATCTGCTCTGCTTGGGGAATCGAATAGTACCGGGAGGGCGCTCTGCTTTGTGAAAGGGTATGAAACCGGGGACCTGTGTAGTGCGAACTCAGCGGAGTTAATAGCTCTTGGACCGACGGTGCTCAACGATATCTGCGCACAAGCGGGCGACTGGGCGGAAACTGCCCTGCGATCCACCGGCTCGTGA
- a CDS encoding GH36-type glycosyl hydrolase domain-containing protein — MVRENRSYGSGNFGDWITDAHGLPCYEYLCNQTEDPIAVSPVEVAWRSPTDHTHQIGNDRIVAAASNYGYIQVRQDEGGARFLNDYKPDSGFFGAGLGYLSDGEEVLSTYYPGTGKSFDRFFGTGYLRKQTAGKNYSIDQTIYAPFGDDPVLISEVIVSSQSPHTANLSWVEYWGCQPYEFSYQAFADGHLSTPFGTQVIPEEVARLRRELAAGYEHRFERLSASAGMLESKRLLSAPSPHLGVAMQEEVASGSSALPNSSAVQQSSAAGEDALPPPTFLASLDHGPVRCLTDAASFFGPGNVLRHTGAAGPESVLVPAEVLHPAGLGSIVPGYGIPQEIAPDDLSTTGPESALILFKPFILEAGQTQTLRFIYGYLPAGFRVTELLAKYRAQAAGLFAKSCAAWKDEGIQLAVDADPWVERETRWHSCYLRSGFTYDDRLEEHIVSQGQVYQYCIGYQGAARDPLQHALPLIFGQSDLAKQVLRYTLKTQAADGSLPYAMTGHGQIVPNLAAPSDLDLWLLWLASEYILATRDNAFLEERISRWPAATEGQALTVHECLARAYRHLVDTIGTGKHGLLRGGGADWNEQIYFRNLPENLRDQIGRESESVMNAAMGAYILDHYARMLRYAGDLGSARDAQVQAEQQRNAVRAQWTGKWFKRLWLGDSTGWLGADRMWLDGQPWAILGDCATADQRKTLFQSIEELLRKPSRVGAQQLSSPVDWPGVMPGESKNGGVYDTLDGPLIWALAANASVAGPGAAYEEWQKNSRAHHADTYRDVWYGIWSGPDVYCSSQSDHAGQTGFDPGLTDPEARRRPNNYRGLSWTAWPVMNMHRHAWPLYSAAKLLGVEFTEEGVNLAPAIPRPQYRFHSRLLGLEKSVRGYQGWYAPQKEGKWTVRFKLPASEQPLTQQSINGKKQTATTQAEGVIQFSGTSSVEEPLSWSLSYD; from the coding sequence TTGGTCCGCGAGAACCGGAGCTATGGCTCCGGCAACTTTGGGGATTGGATTACCGATGCTCATGGCCTGCCTTGCTATGAATACCTCTGCAACCAGACCGAAGATCCCATCGCCGTCTCTCCCGTGGAGGTCGCCTGGCGTTCGCCGACCGACCACACTCACCAGATCGGGAATGATCGCATCGTCGCGGCAGCTTCCAATTACGGCTACATTCAGGTGCGTCAGGACGAAGGGGGAGCCCGGTTTCTCAACGATTACAAGCCGGACTCCGGCTTTTTCGGAGCCGGCCTTGGCTATCTGAGCGACGGAGAAGAAGTCCTCAGCACCTACTATCCCGGCACCGGAAAAAGCTTTGATCGATTTTTCGGTACGGGTTATCTGCGGAAACAGACCGCCGGGAAGAATTATTCCATTGATCAAACCATTTACGCCCCATTTGGTGATGATCCCGTCTTGATCTCGGAAGTGATCGTGAGCAGTCAAAGCCCGCATACGGCCAATCTATCCTGGGTCGAATACTGGGGCTGCCAACCTTATGAATTCTCCTATCAGGCGTTCGCGGATGGCCATCTCTCCACCCCGTTCGGCACTCAGGTCATTCCTGAGGAGGTCGCTAGATTACGCCGAGAGCTTGCAGCGGGCTATGAGCACCGCTTTGAGCGCTTGTCGGCATCCGCCGGCATGCTCGAGTCCAAGCGCCTTCTTTCTGCGCCGTCACCTCATCTCGGCGTGGCAATGCAGGAGGAAGTGGCAAGCGGATCCAGTGCCTTGCCGAACTCGTCTGCGGTTCAACAGTCCTCGGCGGCGGGCGAAGATGCGCTTCCGCCACCAACGTTTCTCGCCTCGCTCGACCATGGACCGGTCCGATGCCTCACCGACGCGGCCAGCTTTTTCGGTCCCGGCAATGTACTCCGCCACACCGGCGCAGCAGGACCAGAAAGTGTTCTCGTTCCTGCCGAGGTGCTCCATCCGGCCGGCCTTGGCTCCATCGTTCCGGGGTATGGCATCCCTCAAGAGATTGCCCCGGACGACCTCTCGACCACCGGCCCGGAGAGTGCATTAATTCTTTTCAAGCCCTTCATCCTCGAAGCTGGACAGACGCAGACCCTTCGATTCATATACGGCTATCTGCCGGCCGGTTTCAGGGTGACTGAACTCCTGGCTAAGTATCGCGCCCAGGCCGCCGGCCTTTTTGCAAAGAGTTGTGCGGCATGGAAAGACGAAGGCATCCAGTTGGCCGTCGATGCCGATCCGTGGGTTGAACGGGAGACCCGCTGGCATAGTTGCTATCTCCGTAGTGGCTTCACCTACGACGACCGTCTGGAAGAGCACATCGTTTCGCAAGGTCAGGTCTACCAGTACTGCATCGGGTACCAGGGAGCCGCCCGCGACCCGCTGCAACATGCTCTTCCGCTCATCTTCGGTCAATCCGACTTGGCTAAACAAGTGCTTCGCTACACGCTCAAAACTCAAGCCGCTGACGGCTCGCTGCCCTATGCGATGACGGGGCATGGCCAAATCGTCCCCAACTTGGCCGCGCCGAGTGACCTTGATTTATGGCTGCTTTGGTTGGCGAGCGAATACATCCTGGCAACCCGTGACAATGCCTTCCTTGAGGAGAGGATCTCTCGCTGGCCGGCTGCTACCGAGGGCCAGGCTCTCACTGTCCACGAATGCCTGGCTCGCGCCTATCGCCATCTGGTGGATACCATAGGAACCGGCAAACATGGCTTGCTTCGCGGCGGCGGCGCGGATTGGAATGAGCAAATTTATTTCCGCAATCTCCCGGAAAACCTTCGCGATCAAATAGGCCGTGAGTCCGAGAGTGTCATGAATGCCGCGATGGGAGCGTACATCCTCGACCATTACGCCCGGATGCTACGTTATGCCGGGGATCTCGGCTCCGCCAGGGATGCTCAGGTGCAAGCCGAACAGCAGCGCAATGCTGTCCGAGCGCAGTGGACAGGGAAGTGGTTTAAACGTCTTTGGCTCGGCGACTCGACCGGTTGGCTGGGCGCAGACCGCATGTGGCTTGATGGACAGCCGTGGGCGATTCTAGGGGACTGCGCGACGGCGGACCAGCGCAAAACGCTTTTTCAGTCGATCGAGGAACTCCTCCGTAAGCCATCTCGCGTCGGGGCCCAGCAACTCAGCAGCCCGGTTGACTGGCCTGGAGTGATGCCTGGAGAGAGCAAGAATGGCGGCGTCTATGACACTCTAGATGGCCCGTTGATCTGGGCGCTTGCAGCCAACGCATCCGTGGCCGGTCCTGGAGCCGCATATGAAGAGTGGCAAAAGAACAGCCGGGCTCATCACGCCGATACCTATCGCGATGTCTGGTACGGCATCTGGAGTGGGCCCGACGTTTATTGCTCCTCGCAGTCGGACCACGCCGGGCAGACTGGCTTTGATCCCGGGCTCACGGATCCGGAAGCTCGGCGGCGACCCAACAACTACCGTGGCCTGAGTTGGACCGCATGGCCGGTGATGAATATGCATCGCCATGCTTGGCCTCTCTACAGCGCCGCCAAGCTTCTCGGCGTTGAGTTCACAGAAGAAGGAGTCAATCTGGCCCCCGCCATCCCTAGGCCCCAATACAGATTTCACTCCAGGCTTCTAGGTTTAGAGAAGAGCGTTCGCGGGTATCAAGGCTGGTACGCCCCCCAGAAGGAAGGGAAATGGACTGTCCGCTTCAAGCTTCCTGCAAGCGAACAGCCGCTTACCCAGCAGAGCATTAACGGCAAGAAGCAAACCGCGACGACTCAAGCCGAAGGAGTCATTCAATTCTCCGGAACCTCTTCCGTCGAAGAACCACTCAGTTGGTCTTTGTCCTACGACTGA
- a CDS encoding proline iminopeptidase-family hydrolase yields the protein MNPAGIRVAGIRMIPVAGGKYKVWTKRIGSGSLKVLLLHGGPGFPHDYLEAMESFLPQAGIEMYYYDQLGVGNSDVPDDPSLWTLPRYLSEVEEVRRGLGLDDFVLYGHSWGGILAMEYALHYQQHLRGLVISNMTAGIQSYLQRTASLKTQLLPTELLAKFNAMEAAHDYGNPEYTRIVTEVLYPQMICRLKPWPEPVTRAFRLGNDKIYNQMQGKSEFEVTGNLKDWERWDRLHEIKVKTLTMGSNHDEMDPADMRKMATLMPNATCAICPNGSHMALWDDQAIYFQYLLAFMRTV from the coding sequence TTGAACCCAGCCGGGATTCGCGTTGCGGGCATTCGAATGATTCCAGTGGCGGGAGGCAAATATAAAGTCTGGACCAAACGAATTGGCTCCGGCTCTTTAAAGGTGCTTCTACTGCATGGCGGGCCCGGTTTTCCCCATGACTACCTGGAGGCTATGGAATCGTTCCTACCACAAGCCGGGATTGAAATGTATTACTACGACCAGCTTGGTGTTGGTAACTCCGATGTTCCGGACGACCCGTCGCTCTGGACCTTGCCTCGGTACCTCAGCGAAGTCGAGGAGGTGCGGCGTGGTCTCGGATTGGATGATTTTGTGCTTTATGGCCACTCGTGGGGCGGCATACTCGCGATGGAGTACGCCCTGCACTATCAGCAGCATTTGCGCGGCCTGGTGATCTCCAATATGACGGCAGGCATCCAGTCTTACCTCCAGCGAACGGCTTCTCTGAAGACGCAACTGCTACCGACCGAGCTGCTGGCAAAGTTCAATGCAATGGAGGCTGCGCATGACTACGGAAATCCGGAATACACGCGCATCGTCACGGAGGTGCTCTACCCTCAGATGATCTGCCGCCTGAAACCCTGGCCAGAGCCGGTGACGCGCGCGTTTCGTCTCGGAAACGATAAGATCTACAACCAGATGCAAGGCAAGAGCGAGTTCGAGGTGACGGGCAATCTCAAGGACTGGGAACGATGGGATCGTTTGCATGAAATCAAGGTGAAGACGCTCACCATGGGCTCAAATCATGACGAGATGGACCCTGCCGATATGCGCAAGATGGCGACTCTGATGCCGAATGCAACCTGCGCCATTTGTCCTAATGGCAGTCATATGGCCTTGTGGGACGATCAGGCGATTTACTTTCAGTATCTCCTCGCCTTTATGCGCACTGTGTAG
- a CDS encoding EamA family transporter yields the protein MTNPHQSTMTLRRYLVLAMVTLTGSVGDTFLSVGAKQVGAIPLDHLGQLFAAVFNPWIGGGIILLIGFFASYLTALSWADLTYVLPASSLGYVVVALLSKFWLHEQLSLYRWLGILFITAGVGFVTRGPALTEHAAAEPLQSQEGVCP from the coding sequence ATGACCAATCCTCATCAATCGACCATGACGCTTCGTCGCTACCTCGTCCTGGCGATGGTTACCTTGACTGGGTCGGTCGGAGATACCTTTCTTTCGGTGGGCGCCAAACAGGTGGGAGCGATTCCACTCGACCATTTAGGTCAACTCTTCGCGGCGGTTTTCAATCCCTGGATTGGCGGAGGAATTATTCTACTCATCGGCTTCTTCGCCTCCTATTTGACCGCATTATCATGGGCCGACTTGACGTATGTGCTGCCCGCATCGTCGCTTGGTTATGTCGTGGTTGCGTTGCTCTCGAAATTCTGGCTTCATGAGCAACTCTCGCTCTATCGCTGGTTGGGGATCCTTTTCATCACCGCCGGCGTCGGTTTCGTCACTCGCGGTCCTGCACTCACCGAACATGCGGCGGCTGAACCTCTTCAATCGCAAGAGGGAGTGTGCCCGTGA
- a CDS encoding EamA family transporter, translating into MNLASNASNGSTAAMIASIVVSATAGDVLTASAMRKVGDLDLIRAHRGLPGAIRAVLGNLRFLAGLLCMAISFFALLFALNHADLSLIAPASASLTFVSNAFAAKFFLKENVDRRRALAAVCVCIGVALLAH; encoded by the coding sequence ATGAACCTGGCTTCCAATGCTTCCAATGGATCGACTGCCGCGATGATCGCCAGCATCGTCGTTAGTGCAACTGCCGGTGATGTGCTGACGGCATCCGCAATGCGGAAGGTCGGCGATCTCGATCTCATCCGGGCTCACCGAGGATTGCCGGGAGCAATCCGGGCCGTGCTTGGTAATCTGCGTTTTCTCGCAGGCCTCCTGTGCATGGCAATCAGCTTTTTCGCGTTGCTCTTTGCGCTCAATCACGCAGACCTCAGCCTGATCGCGCCGGCTTCGGCGTCCCTGACTTTTGTCAGTAACGCCTTCGCCGCCAAATTCTTTCTAAAAGAAAATGTGGATCGCCGGCGCGCGCTAGCGGCCGTCTGTGTCTGCATTGGCGTAGCGCTGTTGGCCCACTGA
- a CDS encoding ZIP family metal transporter, whose protein sequence is MKLPILLGTLAALADIFGGLLLVRRNWEKRYLRYFVALGAGFMMAAAFLEMLPESFKLSINWAPVLVLAGYCAIHLLEHTITPHFHFGEETHHDEFLTRHTGNSVAFGLAVHALFDGVAIGSGFVLSNWLGWIIFLAIFLHKIPEGFTVASVMVASGRSRTNAFYSAVLLAAATLAGVLVISLLPSWVRFGLPVSAGVAIYVAATDLVPEVNREPGIRMALVFFLGVVVFFLLRLLAPSI, encoded by the coding sequence ATGAAATTGCCTATCCTGCTTGGAACGCTCGCCGCTCTCGCCGACATATTCGGCGGTCTTCTGCTGGTCCGGCGGAACTGGGAAAAACGATATCTCCGTTACTTTGTCGCGCTCGGGGCGGGGTTCATGATGGCAGCCGCGTTCCTGGAGATGCTTCCGGAAAGCTTCAAGCTCTCCATTAATTGGGCTCCGGTCCTGGTGCTGGCCGGCTATTGCGCTATTCATCTACTCGAGCATACGATTACGCCCCATTTTCATTTTGGTGAGGAGACTCATCACGACGAGTTCCTTACCCGGCATACTGGCAACTCGGTGGCGTTTGGCCTGGCCGTTCATGCACTCTTCGACGGAGTGGCGATCGGCTCGGGATTTGTTTTGTCGAATTGGTTGGGCTGGATCATCTTTCTCGCCATCTTCCTGCACAAAATCCCAGAGGGATTTACGGTGGCCTCGGTGATGGTCGCCAGTGGCCGGAGCCGGACGAATGCTTTCTATTCGGCGGTTCTGTTGGCCGCCGCTACCCTGGCAGGAGTTTTGGTGATCAGTTTGCTCCCGAGCTGGGTGCGGTTCGGCCTTCCGGTCTCCGCCGGCGTTGCCATTTATGTGGCCGCCACCGACCTGGTTCCCGAAGTCAACCGCGAGCCGGGCATTCGGATGGCGCTGGTGTTTTTCCTGGGCGTGGTCGTCTTCTTTCTGCTGCGCCTGCTCGCGCCTTCGATCTAA
- a CDS encoding S10 family peptidase, which yields MTINPSSLLLATITLASLAGQPATLWSADDPPAKPAAATPSTNPPADVTTQGSIEVGGQRISYDAVAGTLTVGATDEQDAQLGADGKPLPDSDAALVKEPKDAPATARMFYVAYFKKGEKPEDRPVTFFYNGGPGSSTVWLHMGSLGPKHVVTPGDQHAPAAPYRLIDNAQSLLDTSDLVFIDMPGTGFGQLYGKDKEKAFWGIDEDANAFARFIARFLVKYNRWNSPKYLFGESYGTTRSAVLSNILEQKSVDLNGVILLSQIFNFTSDIDAAKSNPGIDLPYVLALPTYAATAWYHKKLPSQPAALEPFLKEVEAFATSDYAHALSEGTDLSAGEKQTVAEKLHTYTGLPVAYLVKADLRVSGGGFEKNLQDDQDLTTGRLDTRFSGPSINPLSEEADYDPQSSAISSAYVSLFNDYIRRELKFGAGQTYLPEAIFGSNQWDMKHNGNPIEPNVSADIATAMKTNPNLKVMVNGGYYDLATPFYAAYYEDKHLPISSTLSKNIEFDWYESGHMVYVREESLKQLHDRVAAFIKSTDSGNK from the coding sequence TTGACCATCAATCCCTCCTCATTGCTCCTTGCCACGATCACGTTGGCTTCTCTGGCCGGACAGCCAGCAACCCTGTGGTCGGCGGATGATCCTCCAGCCAAACCTGCGGCGGCGACACCCTCCACAAATCCTCCGGCGGACGTAACGACTCAAGGATCTATCGAAGTTGGTGGCCAGCGCATCTCTTACGACGCGGTCGCGGGGACCCTCACGGTTGGCGCCACCGACGAACAGGATGCCCAACTGGGAGCCGATGGCAAGCCGCTCCCTGACTCGGATGCGGCTCTGGTGAAGGAACCGAAAGATGCGCCGGCTACCGCACGCATGTTCTACGTGGCCTATTTCAAGAAGGGTGAGAAACCGGAAGATCGCCCGGTCACTTTCTTTTACAACGGCGGACCAGGCAGCTCGACCGTTTGGCTGCACATGGGTTCGCTCGGTCCAAAACATGTGGTAACGCCAGGCGATCAGCATGCTCCCGCTGCCCCTTATCGTCTGATCGACAACGCACAGAGTTTGCTCGACACCAGCGACCTCGTCTTTATTGACATGCCTGGGACCGGCTTCGGTCAGCTCTACGGCAAGGACAAAGAAAAGGCATTCTGGGGGATCGATGAGGACGCGAACGCATTCGCCCGTTTTATTGCGCGCTTTCTGGTCAAATACAACCGCTGGAATTCGCCCAAGTATCTCTTCGGGGAAAGCTACGGTACGACCCGCTCTGCGGTTCTCTCGAACATCCTCGAGCAAAAGAGTGTCGATCTGAATGGCGTCATTTTGCTCTCGCAAATCTTCAATTTCACCTCTGACATCGACGCCGCCAAGAGTAACCCCGGCATCGACCTGCCTTATGTGTTGGCGCTTCCCACTTACGCCGCAACCGCCTGGTACCACAAGAAGCTGCCCAGTCAGCCGGCGGCGTTAGAGCCATTTCTCAAGGAAGTCGAGGCCTTTGCCACCAGCGATTATGCACACGCGCTCAGCGAAGGCACGGATTTATCCGCTGGGGAAAAACAGACGGTTGCCGAGAAGCTGCACACCTATACCGGATTGCCGGTTGCCTACCTGGTAAAGGCCGACCTTCGCGTCTCCGGAGGCGGTTTTGAGAAAAATTTACAGGACGACCAGGACCTTACGACTGGGCGGCTGGATACCCGCTTCTCAGGCCCCTCGATCAACCCGCTCAGCGAAGAGGCCGACTATGATCCGCAGAGTTCGGCTATCTCGTCCGCCTATGTGTCGCTCTTCAATGACTACATTCGCCGGGAATTGAAGTTCGGGGCAGGCCAGACCTACTTGCCCGAAGCCATCTTTGGTAGCAATCAATGGGACATGAAACACAATGGCAATCCCATCGAGCCCAACGTCAGCGCCGACATCGCGACGGCGATGAAGACCAATCCCAATTTGAAGGTGATGGTCAACGGAGGGTATTATGACCTTGCCACACCGTTTTATGCGGCGTATTACGAAGACAAGCACCTGCCGATTTCATCCACCCTCTCTAAAAATATCGAGTTCGACTGGTATGAATCGGGACACATGGTCTATGTCCGCGAGGAATCACTCAAGCAGCTGCATGACAGGGTTGCTGCCTTCATCAAGAGTACCGATTCCGGCAACAAGTAA